The Drosophila sulfurigaster albostrigata strain 15112-1811.04 chromosome 3, ASM2355843v2, whole genome shotgun sequence genomic sequence TTTGAATGCCGATGCCAATGGCCAGGTTTCTGGCACTCTCGAATGTCGATGAGTTTGTGGTGCCCACGGCACCAAAACTGACACCCACTGCCAAACCCTCGGGTATATTGTGCACCGTTATAGCCACCACCAGCAACATGATGCGCTTCCATTGTGACAGCGCTTCCTGTGCCCGCTGCTGCTCCAATGCAGCCTCAGCGGTGTACGTGCATTGCTCGACCTCACTAATGCTGCCCTTCTTGCGGCGTCTTGACTCACCACCGCTATGCTGGACACTCAGGCAATCGGAGAAGCTGTCCAAGCTTTTGGATGTCTGACGTGCCTTGGCGCCGCCGTTCTGCTTGAGTTCATCAATGGCTATATCGGCCTTATCCTTGCTTTGGGTCATTTGTATCATCATATTGGTGCTGTTGAGGCCCAGATACGACATCAGTTTGTCGCAGCCATACACAAAGATTGATCCAAGCAGAAAGCCACCGGCGACAGGTAGAAACGAGTAaatgccatacaaatttgaGGTCTCGGCCATTTCAATAGCAGGGCTGAGCAGTGACCAGAACGAGGCGGCGATCATGACGCCAGCTGCAAAGCCCAGAGCTGCATCCAATGAGCGTCGCTGGTTACCGCGCACGAAGATGACCAATGCTGCACCTGCTGCCGTGAGGCCCCAGGTGAGAAGCGTGCCCAATAGGGCTTGTGTCACGGGTCCATAACCAGGTATcatctttgcttttgcttttgttttgtttactttggtGCCTGTCTCAGTCTGGTTCTGACTCTGGCTCTGCTGATATTATAATTGTTCTATAATTGCACCGTCTTTGTAATTTATGTACGTCTTATCGCAATACAATGTCAGTCTGTGTGGGGGGAAAACAagttttcttaattatttttccaAGACTGCTCAAGCAGACGATACTTCATCGACGCTGCTCTATGGAAAGTGCCACGTTCTAAGTTCTTCTTTGCACTGATTCAGCTCGTTTAGTTTTTTGTACTTCTGTTGACAGtaatagcaaaacaaacaaagtttcacatttagttttttatttttgctattttttggCTCTCTTAATTTGTTGTTAGCCGGCAGCGAGGGGGCGTAAGAGGGTCACACTTGTTGCTTATCGCTGTATGGCGGATGCGTGCCAATGCATGGAATTGTTTATAGTTTAATGAATTGACTATATACTATCAGAACGCGTAATACTGTTCGTTTAATTGGGTTCTTTTCAACAGCTAGAGAATGTTGATTGAGCGCGATGACAAGCATTGAATGAGCCGCAGACTGAAGCTAACGGCTGTGTTGAAGCAATTTTTATACGACAACGGGGGGTTGCTCTATCTTGCTGCTCAAACAGCGCAAGCgctgagagcgagagagacagacgaGAGCGAAAGATCGAACGAGAGAACAGGGCTGCATACGCAAATGGCGACCAATGTTACCACACCTATTTTTagatgaaaaatacaaatatacaatttaaaggCGCAATTTATATTCGATTTGAATGTAAATGGTTTcaatacatttcttttttttgtttaaaaaaaaacaaaacatctgaaatgtaatttttgtaaatttatatttcgtatatagAACAGTTAAAACTGGTTTCTTCCACTTCgtaaagagagcgagagcgaacgAGAGATTCGTGATGAAGATAATAGTCTCGccaatataaacatttaaagcaTCTGCGAACAACGGTGCTGATATCACGtacataataaacaaataaaacagtgATTTTAGCTAAATGTGACTGACAGAAGCAGttgcgaaacgaaacgagcgacagcaacagcagcagcaataacaaacgAAACATTTATCAGTTGACGTTGCGTCTTTACAATCAATCCAATGATAAATCCTTTTTTCAGCGCGCTCGTTATATGCAACCAGACTCGGAGCTGAATAAACGACGCAAGCGGCCAGCAACACCAACTGGCGTAAAGGATCAAGAGAAAAGCAAGAAGGCAGCCacggcagcagcaagaacTCCAACTTCTACGCCTAAGGTAAGCTATTGAGCATTGATTTCAATACATTTGTAatcgaattttatttatttagcagaATGACATCACACGCTTCTTTAAACCTTTGAGCCAAAACAAACATCTTGTGGAAGACGAGGTCACAGAATCGCCAGCTACCAAGCTACTAAATAGGTAAGTAATGAACGTCgcctaaaatttatttaattgattactAATATTTGTTCATCATTCACAGAATCACAAATGGATTCTTCAACACTCCACAAAGAACGGAATCGAAGGAACCCAATGCCAATCCAAATGAAGTCGATTTCAATGCCATTGGCGATGTGGCAAGGGAAAATTCAATGGCCCCAAAGAGTTTGAACTTCAGCCAAGAGAAACGAGCTAGCAAGCCACGGAGCAGTTCCATTAGTGTGGAACCAGCACACGTTCAAAGACCACAAGTTCGGACTCCTCGTCGCAGCAGCTCCGTGAATACAATTGACATTGCCAGCGACAAAGTGCAATCAGAACCGCGAATGACGCGACGACGCAGCCTAATAACCAAGTCAACAGCTCACGAAGAGTGTTCCACACCA encodes the following:
- the LOC133844487 gene encoding zinc transporter ZIP11 — protein: MIPGYGPVTQALLGTLLTWGLTAAGAALVIFVRGNQRRSLDAALGFAAGVMIAASFWSLLSPAIEMAETSNLYGIYSFLPVAGGFLLGSIFVYGCDKLMSYLGLNSTNMMIQMTQSKDKADIAIDELKQNGGAKARQTSKSLDSFSDCLSVQHSGGESRRRKKGSISEVEQCTYTAEAALEQQRAQEALSQWKRIMLLVVAITVHNIPEGLAVGVSFGAVGTTNSSTFESARNLAIGIGIQNFPEGLAVSLPLHAAGFSVLRAFWYGQLSGMVEPIFGVLGAVAVTFANLILPYALSFAAGAMIYIVADDILPEAHASGNGTIATWGTVSGFLIMMCLEVALS